A single window of Hyla sarda isolate aHylSar1 chromosome 2, aHylSar1.hap1, whole genome shotgun sequence DNA harbors:
- the LOC130357424 gene encoding tigger transposable element-derived protein 1-like, which translates to MVTHEISSLRSRTPHIPSNLSTEEIRALDEIQHNNEIVCKPSDKGGNIVLMDKSYYKAMVMRLLNDKDTYRKLDHNPLQEFNQNLLDSSSCSPFLFVQSSPLRAVQSSTCSPVLYVQSSPLRAVQSSTCSPVLYVHFNSSVSTIVKSLDVIKITDQSTIVCKGRDLIVEMERLLYLWIKEKQMRGDTVPGHFICERAKCIFEELKHLERAKVGLNVSSKGVRSVLEENAKANIYHQHGHKPMKDRLTLLVGANASGDFKLKPMLVYHSDTPRVFKQKKIIKANLGVFWRCNKKAWVTRHVFNEWAIEVFCPSVKAYLERNRLPLKAILLLDNAPGHDPALAESLEAQFSFITVKFLPPNTTPLLQPMDQQVISNFKKLYTKKMFTKCSDATEADKNLTIKEFWKTQFTILDCVRLIVSAWNDVSIRVLNSAWKPLWPSVVHKADVSVAQEDSIETEIVTLGQAMGLEVDEDDVEEMIQDHEVELTTEELIELENSTEHVSGEEDHCEDDHVVTVQELKDLFSSWEVVKSVVRKQPDIALTELKTCDYEDKVLSYFKNLKKKQQRQTTLDFFFKRPRKDPDSASNTRRTGTNPDDASILPDVTIQLL; encoded by the exons ATGGTTACACACGAGATCAGTTCCCTAAGGTCAAGGACTCCCCATATTCCATCTAACTTATCTACGGAAGAAATCCGAGCACTTGATGAAATACAACATAATAATGAGATTGTTTGCAAACCTTCTGATAAAGGAGGAAACATCGTCCTGATGGATAAAAGTTACTATAAGGCTATGGTGATGAGACTGTTGAATGATAAAGATACTTATCGTAAACTTGACCATAACCCACTTCAGGAGTTTAACCAGAATTTAC TTGATTCCTCTTCATGCAGTCCATTCCTCTTCGTGCAGTCCAGTCCTCTACGTGCAGTCCAGTCCTCTACGTGCAGTCCAGTCCTCTACGTGCAGTCCAGTCCTCTACGTGCAGTCCAGTCCTCTACGTGCAGTCCAGTCCTCTACGTGCACTTCAACAGTTCAG TTTCTACAATTGTTAAAAGCCTAGACGTGATTAAAATCACGGATCAGTCAACCATAGTGTGCAAGGGCAGAGATCTTATTGTTGAGATGGAGAGGCTGTTGTATTTGTGGATTAAGGAAAAGCAAATGAGAGGGGACACTGTTCCTGGACACTTTATCTGTGAACGTGCAAAATGCATTTTTGAAGAGCTGAAACATTTAGAGCGAGCAAAGGTTGGTTTGAATGTTTCAAGCAAAGGTGTGAG GTCTGTTCTGGAAGAAAATGCCAAAGCGAACATTTATCACCAGCATGGACATAAGCCTATGAAAGATCGACTAACCCTTTTGGTGGGTGCAAATGCATCAGGAGATTTTAAGTTGAAACCAATGTTGGTTTATCATTCAGACACACCTAGAGTCTTCAAACAGAAGAAAATCATCAAGGCCAATCTAGGAGTGTTTTGGCGCTGTAACAAAAAGGCCTGGGTGACCAGACATGTTTTCAATGAATGGGCAATAGAAGTTTTTTGTCCTTCAGTTAAGGCATACCTGGAGAGAAACAGACTGCCTCTAAAAGCAATACTGCTGTTAGATAATGCTCCTGGCCATGACCCAGCACTGGCAGAATCATTAGAGGCTCAGTTTAGCTTTATTACTGTAAAATTTCTTCCTCCAAACACCACACCTCTTCTTCAACCCATGGACCAACAGGTCATCTCAAATTTTAAGAAGTTATACACCAAGAAGATGTTTACAAAATGCTCTGACGCAACTGAAGCAGACAAAAATCTGACAATCAAAGAATTTTGGAAAACACAATTCACCATCTTGGACTGTGTTAGGCTCATTGTGAGTGCTTGGAATGACGTTTCCATTCGTGTGCTTAATTCTGCTTGGAAACCTTTGTGGCCTTCTGTTGTGCATAAGGCAGATGTTTCTGTAGCACAAGAAGATTCCATTGAGACGGAAATTGTCACTCTGGGGCAGGCTATGGGTCTGGAAGTGGATGAAGATGATGTGGAGGAAATGATCCAAGATCATGAGGTGGAACTGACTACAGAAGAGCTAATTGAACTTGAAAATTCAACAGAGCATGTCAGTGGAGAAGAGGATCATTGTGAGGATGACCATGTTGTCACAGTTCAAGAACTAAAGGATCTGTTTTCTTCCTGGGAAGTTGTAAAGAGTGTTGTCCGAAAACAACCAGACATTGCTCTTACTGAGCTTAAAACCTGTGACTATGAGGATAAAGTGCTGAGCTACTTTAAAAACCTGAAGAAAAAACAGCAGAGACAAACCACATTGGACTTCTTTTTCAAAAGGCCACGGAAGGATCCTGACTCTGCTTCTAA CACCAGAAGGACCGGAACCAACCCTGATGATGCTTCCATCCTTCCAGATGTGACTATCCAGCTTCTATAA